From Chryseobacterium gallinarum, one genomic window encodes:
- the ruvC gene encoding crossover junction endodeoxyribonuclease RuvC, with the protein MISEKIILGIDPGTAIMGFGLISVTKGKMEMISIHELILKKYPNHETKLKYIFDKTLALIDEFHPDEVALEAPFYGKNVQSMLKLGRAQGVAMAASLYRNIPITEYSPKKIKMAITGNGNASKEQVAGMLQNLLKLKEFPTKYLDASDGLAVAVCHHFNSGTLTDTKSYSGWESFLKQNPDRLK; encoded by the coding sequence ATGATTTCAGAGAAAATAATTTTAGGCATTGACCCGGGTACCGCTATTATGGGGTTTGGTCTTATTTCCGTTACAAAAGGTAAAATGGAAATGATCTCCATTCATGAACTGATTTTAAAAAAATATCCCAATCACGAAACCAAGCTCAAGTATATTTTTGACAAAACCTTGGCTCTTATTGATGAATTTCATCCTGATGAAGTAGCCTTGGAGGCTCCATTTTATGGGAAAAACGTACAAAGTATGCTGAAACTGGGCCGTGCACAAGGCGTTGCCATGGCTGCCAGTCTCTACAGAAATATTCCCATTACCGAATATTCTCCAAAAAAAATTAAAATGGCAATAACCGGAAATGGAAATGCCAGTAAAGAACAGGTCGCGGGGATGTTGCAAAACCTTCTTAAATTAAAAGAATTTCCAACCAAATATTTAGATGCTTCCGATGGATTAGCCGTAGCGGTATGTCATCATTTCAATTCCGGAACCCTGACGGATACAAAATCATATTCCGGCTGGGAAAGTTTTTTGAAACAGAATCCGGATAGGTTGAAGTAA
- a CDS encoding JAB-like toxin 1 domain-containing protein: protein MKENKMYGGTATFLIESNKKDAQTIFKFMARNTNVEFGLNEYQFKEGKASIISTNHESNVDTAQAWFNYSFYGKGKDLKILDNWHSHPNATDLKEFKPSGCNSDGTPNDYTGDRQYYKYLKESNGAGLPQYFNIYGTKVKSTVQYNDQVMKKIKKL from the coding sequence TTGAAGGAGAATAAGATGTATGGTGGGACAGCTACATTCTTGATTGAATCAAATAAAAAAGACGCTCAAACGATATTTAAATTTATGGCTAGAAACACCAATGTAGAGTTTGGTTTAAATGAATATCAATTTAAGGAAGGAAAAGCTTCTATAATATCCACGAATCACGAATCCAATGTAGATACTGCTCAAGCTTGGTTTAATTATTCATTCTATGGGAAAGGAAAAGATTTAAAAATATTGGATAACTGGCATTCTCATCCCAATGCAACAGATTTAAAAGAATTTAAACCGTCAGGTTGCAACTCAGATGGTACTCCAAATGATTATACTGGAGATAGACAATACTATAAATATTTAAAAGAAAGTAATGGTGCGGGATTACCTCAATATTTTAATATTTATGGTACAAAGGTAAAATCAACTGTTCAATATAATGATCAAGTAATGAAAAAAATCAAAAAACTATGA
- a CDS encoding RHS repeat domain-containing protein — MKLNPAVLNFVPTSEGYYNFENNKYIYSYTDHLGNIRLSYFNNGNGIEILEENNYYPLGLKYGGYNTLDGNQAYNYSYNGKEVQENGMYDYGARFYMPDIGRWGVVDPKAELMRRWSPYNYAFDNPIRFIDPDGRKPEDDFRLLKTGKLELIRKTDSDETKGVHTIYNEDNSKSVTVNKDVIDNRLDGKSTVREGDDSRVTDSSVYISTDKRSMKNFFNFIKDNVTNEFSLAGYKSVKEGGKEVFAISTEYKKSQEGVGGYMAWKILNNKSMKMTEFTHLHPGGTLVPSGFNGHGSPTEGDRGNKILFENDFYKNRTPDNFNIVVPNSKKTIIYDSSKFEVK; from the coding sequence TTGAAACTCAATCCCGCAGTATTAAATTTTGTTCCTACCTCAGAAGGCTATTATAATTTTGAAAATAATAAGTATATTTACAGTTATACAGATCATTTGGGAAATATAAGATTAAGCTATTTCAATAATGGAAATGGAATAGAAATTCTTGAAGAAAATAATTATTATCCCCTTGGATTGAAATACGGAGGTTATAATACATTAGATGGAAATCAAGCATATAACTATAGTTACAATGGGAAGGAGGTGCAAGAAAATGGGATGTATGATTATGGAGCAAGATTCTATATGCCTGACATAGGAAGATGGGGAGTGGTAGATCCGAAAGCAGAATTAATGCGTCGCTGGTCGCCTTACAATTATGCATTTGATAATCCAATACGTTTTATTGACCCAGATGGAAGAAAACCTGAAGATGATTTTAGATTGTTAAAAACGGGTAAGCTTGAATTAATTAGAAAAACTGATAGTGATGAAACTAAAGGGGTTCATACTATTTACAATGAAGATAATAGCAAATCGGTAACGGTTAATAAAGATGTTATTGATAATAGATTGGATGGAAAATCAACAGTTCGTGAAGGAGATGATTCAAGAGTTACAGATTCTTCTGTTTATATTTCAACAGATAAAAGATCAATGAAAAACTTTTTCAATTTCATCAAAGATAATGTTACTAATGAATTTAGCTTGGCAGGATATAAAAGTGTAAAAGAAGGAGGAAAAGAAGTTTTTGCAATTTCTACGGAATATAAAAAATCTCAAGAAGGTGTAGGTGGGTATATGGCTTGGAAAATATTAAATAATAAAAGTATGAAAATGACAGAGTTTACACATTTACATCCAGGAGGAACACTTGTTCCATCAGGTTTTAATGGCCATGGATCACCAACAGAAGGTGATAGAGGAAATAAAATACTTTTTGAAAATGACTTTTATAAGAATAGAACTCCTGATAATTTTAATATAGTTGTACCAAACTCAAAAAAAACAATAATTTATGATTCTTCCAAATTTGAAGTTAAATAG